One Phycisphaerae bacterium RAS2 DNA window includes the following coding sequences:
- the andAc gene encoding Anthranilate 1,2-dioxygenase large subunit, which yields MSEHVQSILRQYDPTAPLEKAWTIPAPWYTDPAVAALEQQAVFGAGWQYVAPLDRLEAPGSFATAVVAGEPIVVVRGRDGTLRAFFNVCRHHAAAVATEECGSCSVLRCPYHGWTYDLDGRLKGAPEFEGVEGFDRDASGLMPVAVETWERFVFVRLSDKGMSLKEHLGDMAAGVAKLDLARLKFFERRRWTLNCNWKVYVDNYLDGGYHVPHLHKSLSTVLEYSDYQIENGARFCLQHSPLKSGKDAETAAVRKGDRAYYYWLHPNFMLNWYEGVMDVNLVLPLGPDRCEVIFDFFFDDVGESAAARNRASLAVGERVQQEDIDICEAVQRGLHSRAYVAGRLSVRREAGEYLFHRLLHADLAAGTSSPSPRL from the coding sequence ATGAGCGAACATGTTCAGTCCATTCTCCGCCAGTATGACCCGACCGCGCCGCTGGAGAAGGCGTGGACCATTCCCGCGCCGTGGTACACCGACCCGGCGGTAGCGGCGCTCGAGCAGCAGGCGGTGTTCGGGGCGGGTTGGCAGTACGTCGCGCCGTTGGATCGGCTCGAAGCGCCGGGTTCGTTCGCGACGGCGGTTGTCGCCGGGGAGCCGATCGTGGTCGTGCGCGGTCGGGATGGCACGCTGCGGGCGTTTTTCAACGTGTGTCGTCATCATGCGGCGGCCGTGGCGACGGAGGAGTGCGGGTCGTGCTCGGTGCTGCGCTGCCCGTATCACGGGTGGACGTATGATCTCGACGGGCGTCTGAAAGGCGCGCCGGAGTTCGAGGGGGTGGAGGGCTTTGACCGCGACGCGTCGGGGCTGATGCCCGTGGCCGTGGAGACGTGGGAGCGGTTTGTGTTTGTGCGGCTCTCGGACAAAGGCATGTCGCTGAAGGAGCATCTCGGTGACATGGCGGCGGGGGTGGCGAAGCTGGATTTGGCGCGGTTGAAATTCTTCGAGCGGCGGCGGTGGACCCTCAACTGCAATTGGAAGGTGTACGTCGATAACTACCTCGACGGCGGGTATCACGTCCCGCACTTGCACAAGAGTCTAAGCACCGTGCTGGAATACAGCGATTACCAGATCGAAAACGGCGCGCGATTCTGCCTGCAACACAGCCCGCTCAAGAGCGGCAAGGACGCCGAGACGGCCGCCGTGCGCAAGGGCGATCGGGCGTATTATTACTGGCTGCATCCGAACTTCATGCTGAACTGGTATGAGGGGGTGATGGATGTGAATCTCGTGCTGCCGCTGGGGCCGGACCGGTGCGAGGTGATCTTTGATTTCTTCTTCGACGACGTAGGCGAGTCTGCGGCGGCGCGGAATCGCGCGAGCCTGGCCGTCGGTGAACGTGTGCAGCAGGAGGATATCGACATTTGCGAGGCGGTGCAGCGCGGGCTGCACAGCCGGGCGTACGTGGCGGGGCGGCTAAGCGTGCGGCGCGAGGCAGGCGAGTATTTGTTTCATCGGTTGCTGCATGCGGATTTGGCGGCGGGGACTTCGTCGCCTTCGCCTCGATTGTGA
- the btrW gene encoding Serine/threonine-protein kinase BtrW, producing the protein MSDSNRVELSINSSTKSLPIVRGAVERMAGLEGFGETDAHALTWAIDEALSNVIKHGYEGKPDQPIQITLAPVKSNDGRPGIAVTVRDQGRQVDPATIRSRNLEDVRPGGLGVHIIQTVMDSFEYSCPPDGGMQLDMVKYVSPQPAGGASA; encoded by the coding sequence ATGTCAGATTCCAATCGCGTGGAACTGTCGATCAACAGCAGCACCAAGAGCCTGCCGATCGTGCGCGGGGCCGTCGAACGCATGGCGGGCCTCGAAGGCTTCGGCGAGACCGACGCCCACGCGCTCACCTGGGCCATCGACGAAGCGCTTTCCAACGTCATCAAGCACGGCTACGAGGGCAAGCCCGACCAGCCGATTCAGATCACGCTCGCCCCCGTGAAGTCGAACGACGGCCGACCGGGCATCGCCGTGACCGTGCGCGATCAGGGGCGACAGGTCGATCCGGCGACGATTCGCAGTCGCAATCTGGAGGACGTGCGGCCCGGCGGACTGGGTGTGCACATCATCCAGACCGTGATGGACTCGTTTGAATACAGTTGCCCGCCCGACGGCGGAATGCAGCTCGACATGGTAAAGTACGTGTCGCCGCAACCGGCGGGCGGTGCTTCGGCCTGA
- a CDS encoding Alpha/beta hydrolase family protein codes for MDRKKHVIGLALGLVLGVGSVSEAGGVDAKNITIAREAARAIFDGQYDEAVKHFDKTMASALGPDKLRETMEGLVAQAGKMVSLGEPTGERSGAHDVVLIPARFEKGAMRFRIVLTAKHQITGLFIQPDVQAVAYEKAPYDEPSSYQETDVEFGLPGWRLKGRLTVPISRSLHPVVILVHGSGPHDADETIGPNKPLRDLAGGLASRGVAVLRYEKRTFAHGAKIKSLENFGIKEEVIEDAVEAARFVRKQGGNIDPNRVFVLGHSLGASVAPLIAEADRKLSGIIMAAGTGRDMYDVVLEQLDYIASLKGAQKEAHRKVARETRAAVQRIRGGKAKKGEAVLGVPAAYWNDVNEAIARSVKLLSTMTPRVLVIGGGRDYQVTKADFEIYSAALKGRPNATLKWYENLNHLFMAGKKKATPAEYEKAGHVDKRVVELIAEWVQSPGGG; via the coding sequence ATGGATCGGAAGAAACACGTGATTGGGTTGGCGCTGGGACTGGTGCTGGGTGTGGGCAGCGTGAGCGAAGCAGGCGGCGTGGACGCGAAGAACATCACGATTGCTCGGGAGGCGGCGCGGGCGATCTTCGATGGGCAATACGACGAGGCGGTGAAGCACTTTGATAAGACGATGGCGTCGGCGCTGGGGCCGGACAAGCTGCGCGAAACGATGGAGGGCCTGGTCGCGCAGGCGGGGAAGATGGTGTCGCTGGGCGAGCCGACGGGGGAGCGGTCCGGCGCGCACGACGTGGTGCTGATTCCCGCACGGTTTGAGAAGGGGGCGATGCGGTTTCGGATCGTGCTGACGGCGAAGCACCAGATCACGGGATTGTTCATTCAACCCGATGTGCAAGCGGTGGCGTATGAAAAGGCGCCGTACGACGAGCCGAGCTCCTATCAGGAGACGGATGTCGAGTTCGGGCTGCCGGGCTGGCGATTGAAGGGCAGGCTGACGGTTCCCATCTCGCGCTCGCTGCATCCGGTGGTGATCCTCGTGCACGGGTCGGGCCCGCATGACGCGGACGAGACGATCGGGCCGAACAAACCGCTACGCGACCTGGCGGGAGGCCTCGCGTCGCGCGGGGTGGCGGTGCTGCGGTATGAGAAGCGGACGTTCGCGCACGGAGCGAAGATCAAGTCGCTCGAGAACTTCGGGATCAAGGAAGAAGTGATTGAAGACGCGGTGGAGGCGGCGCGGTTTGTGCGCAAGCAGGGCGGCAACATCGACCCGAACCGCGTCTTCGTGCTAGGGCACAGTCTGGGCGCGAGCGTGGCGCCGCTCATCGCGGAAGCGGACAGGAAGTTGAGCGGAATCATCATGGCGGCCGGCACGGGGCGCGATATGTACGATGTCGTTCTGGAGCAATTGGACTACATCGCGTCGCTGAAGGGCGCGCAAAAGGAGGCCCATCGCAAGGTGGCGCGCGAGACGCGAGCGGCCGTTCAGCGGATTCGCGGCGGCAAGGCGAAAAAGGGCGAGGCTGTGCTGGGCGTGCCGGCGGCGTATTGGAACGACGTGAACGAGGCGATCGCCCGATCGGTGAAGCTATTGTCGACGATGACGCCGCGGGTGCTGGTGATCGGCGGCGGTCGGGATTACCAGGTGACGAAGGCGGATTTCGAGATTTATTCGGCGGCGCTGAAGGGTCGGCCGAATGCGACGTTGAAGTGGTATGAGAATCTCAATCACCTGTTCATGGCGGGCAAGAAGAAGGCGACGCCGGCGGAGTACGAAAAGGCCGGGCATGTGGACAAGCGCGTGGTCGAGTTGATCGCGGAGTGGGTGCAGTCGCCGGGCGGGGGGTGA
- the groS_1 gene encoding 10 kDa chaperonin — MGRINIKPLDDRIVVEQHEAEERTAGGIVLPDNAKEKPTRGKVLAVGPGKLLDSGNRGPLSVRVGDDVYYGKYSGTEVTVSGRKYTVIRESDVLAILEK; from the coding sequence ATGGGACGCATCAACATCAAGCCGTTGGATGATCGCATCGTGGTTGAACAACATGAGGCCGAGGAGCGCACGGCAGGCGGCATCGTTCTGCCCGACAACGCCAAGGAAAAGCCGACGCGCGGCAAGGTGCTGGCGGTCGGTCCGGGCAAGCTGCTGGACAGCGGAAACCGCGGTCCGTTGTCGGTCCGCGTCGGCGACGACGTGTACTACGGTAAGTACTCCGGCACGGAAGTAACCGTGAGCGGCAGGAAGTACACCGTCATTCGCGAGAGCGACGTGCTGGCGATTCTAGAGAAGTAA
- the rsbV_3 gene encoding Anti-sigma-B factor antagonist: MAENSGLVKSIDKHTDGTVVVLGGDIDLHHSPALHAALADVAGERPKRLVLDLREVPYMDSSGVGTLVEVFRRVRDYKGKMVLFGMNPRVRSVFEITKLDKFFTICDDQATALTA; the protein is encoded by the coding sequence ATGGCGGAAAACTCGGGCCTTGTGAAGAGCATCGACAAGCACACCGACGGGACGGTCGTCGTCCTCGGCGGCGACATCGACCTGCACCATTCGCCGGCCCTGCATGCGGCGCTGGCCGACGTGGCCGGTGAGCGGCCCAAGCGGTTGGTACTGGACCTGCGCGAAGTGCCGTACATGGATTCGTCGGGCGTCGGCACGCTGGTCGAGGTGTTCCGCCGCGTGCGCGACTACAAGGGCAAGATGGTACTCTTCGGAATGAACCCGCGCGTGCGCAGCGTGTTTGAGATCACCAAGCTGGATAAGTTCTTCACGATTTGTGACGATCAGGCCACCGCCCTGACGGCATAA
- the mlaE_1 gene encoding putative phospholipid ABC transporter permease protein MlaE yields MSDTPAQSDPLPSAWQRGVTALGEGVLSGAENGRRVVAMLGGMIYLVADTFSWLHRTAIRREAPIGYENLLSQMVRVGIRSIPIIALVQTFIGIILSLQMAPTLRNYGQIERIADIVVIAMFRELGPLLSGIVLSGFAGASIAAELGTMVEGEEIKALRAIALNPVRFLVMPRFLATVIMLTMLIVIADVVGVLGGFITATGVLNITPDRYLSATQAAVTVKDFLSGLGKGPIFGLLIAIIACYEGLNVTGGAEGVGRATTNTVVKCIVALITADVAVTALLYAFNI; encoded by the coding sequence ATGAGCGACACCCCCGCCCAATCCGACCCGCTCCCCTCCGCCTGGCAGCGCGGCGTCACCGCGCTCGGCGAGGGCGTCCTCTCCGGTGCGGAGAACGGCCGTCGCGTCGTTGCCATGCTCGGCGGCATGATCTACCTCGTCGCCGACACCTTCTCCTGGCTCCACCGCACCGCCATTCGCCGCGAGGCCCCCATCGGCTACGAAAACCTGCTGTCGCAAATGGTTCGCGTCGGCATCCGCAGCATCCCCATCATCGCCCTCGTGCAGACCTTCATCGGCATCATCTTGAGCCTGCAAATGGCCCCGACGCTGCGCAACTACGGCCAGATCGAACGCATCGCCGACATTGTCGTCATCGCCATGTTCCGCGAGCTGGGGCCGCTGCTGTCGGGCATTGTGCTCTCGGGCTTCGCCGGCGCCAGCATCGCCGCCGAGCTGGGCACGATGGTCGAGGGCGAGGAAATCAAAGCCCTTCGCGCCATCGCCCTGAACCCCGTGCGATTCCTCGTCATGCCGCGCTTTCTCGCCACGGTCATCATGCTCACCATGCTGATCGTCATCGCCGATGTCGTCGGCGTGCTCGGTGGATTCATCACCGCGACAGGTGTCTTGAATATCACGCCCGATCGCTACCTCTCCGCCACGCAGGCTGCCGTCACCGTAAAGGATTTTCTTAGCGGCCTGGGCAAAGGCCCCATCTTCGGCCTGCTCATCGCCATCATCGCCTGCTACGAGGGCCTCAACGTCACCGGCGGCGCCGAAGGCGTGGGCCGCGCGACCACCAACACGGTCGTCAAATGCATCGTCGCGCTCATCACCGCCGACGTGGCTGTGACGGCGCTGTTGTATGCGTTCAATATCTAA
- the groL_2 gene encoding 60 kDa chaperonin: protein MGAKQLSFHEDARAALLTGVEKLASAVKATLGPRGRTAILDKGWGSPTVTKDGVSVAEEIELSDKYENLGAQLVKEASSKTSDSAGDGTTTATVLAEAIFREGLKNVAAGTDPMAICRGIDKAVAAVTEELKKLSRPVKADDRNVEDIVRVASISANNDREVGEKLADCFKQVGKDGVITIEEGKSAETTIEVVEGMQFDRGYLSPHFVTNADNMECELDKAFVLVYEEKISNITKLVPLLEKVAKTKRPLLIIAEDVEGEALATLVVNKLRSILSICAVKAPGYGDRRKAMLEDIAVLTGAKPIFKDLGIELDNVAITDLGQAKKIHVDADNTTVVEGAGQSKAIQGRIEMIRKEIENTTSDYDREKLQERLAKLSGGVAQIMVGAATEAELKEKKARYEDALHATRAAIEEGIVPGGGVALLRARSALDGVRTKSDGEAVGVEVIRRALLAPIMAIAQNAGVEPGVVVHRVEQKSGAFGYNALTDEYTDLVKDGVIDPTKVVRAALQNASSVARILLSTDCCITEKPKADGGDGHAGHGHDDDEMGGMGGMGMGGMGGMGGMM, encoded by the coding sequence ATGGGCGCCAAGCAGCTTTCATTTCACGAAGATGCCCGCGCGGCATTGTTGACCGGCGTTGAAAAACTCGCCTCGGCCGTCAAGGCCACCCTCGGCCCCCGCGGTCGCACTGCGATCCTCGACAAGGGCTGGGGCTCGCCGACCGTCACGAAGGACGGCGTCAGCGTCGCCGAGGAAATCGAACTCTCCGACAAGTACGAAAATCTCGGCGCGCAGCTCGTGAAAGAAGCGTCGAGCAAGACCTCCGACTCCGCCGGAGACGGCACGACCACGGCCACCGTTCTCGCCGAAGCGATCTTCCGCGAGGGCCTCAAGAACGTCGCCGCCGGGACCGATCCGATGGCCATCTGCCGCGGCATCGACAAGGCCGTCGCGGCCGTCACGGAGGAGTTGAAGAAGCTGTCGCGCCCGGTCAAGGCCGACGATCGCAACGTGGAAGACATCGTCCGCGTGGCGAGCATCTCGGCGAACAATGACCGCGAAGTCGGCGAGAAGCTGGCCGACTGTTTCAAGCAGGTCGGCAAGGACGGCGTCATCACGATCGAAGAGGGCAAGAGCGCCGAGACGACGATCGAAGTGGTCGAGGGCATGCAGTTCGACCGCGGCTACCTCTCGCCGCACTTCGTCACCAATGCAGACAACATGGAGTGCGAACTCGACAAGGCGTTCGTGCTCGTCTATGAGGAGAAAATCAGCAACATCACCAAGCTCGTCCCGCTGCTGGAGAAAGTGGCGAAGACCAAGCGCCCGCTGCTGATCATCGCCGAAGACGTCGAGGGCGAGGCGCTGGCGACGCTGGTGGTGAACAAGCTGCGCAGCATCCTGTCAATTTGCGCCGTGAAGGCGCCGGGCTACGGCGACCGCCGCAAGGCCATGCTGGAAGACATCGCCGTGCTGACCGGCGCGAAGCCGATCTTCAAGGACCTCGGCATCGAACTGGACAACGTGGCCATCACCGACCTGGGCCAGGCGAAGAAGATTCACGTCGATGCCGACAACACGACGGTGGTCGAGGGCGCGGGCCAGAGCAAGGCGATCCAGGGCCGGATCGAGATGATCCGCAAGGAAATCGAGAACACCACGAGCGACTACGACCGCGAGAAGCTCCAGGAACGCCTGGCCAAGCTGTCTGGCGGCGTGGCGCAGATCATGGTCGGCGCGGCCACCGAGGCCGAGTTGAAGGAGAAGAAGGCTCGCTACGAGGACGCGTTGCACGCGACTCGCGCTGCCATTGAAGAGGGCATCGTCCCCGGCGGCGGCGTGGCCCTGCTGCGGGCGCGCTCGGCGCTGGACGGTGTTCGCACGAAGAGCGACGGTGAGGCGGTCGGCGTGGAAGTCATTCGCCGGGCGCTGCTCGCGCCGATTATGGCGATCGCGCAGAACGCTGGCGTCGAACCGGGCGTGGTCGTGCATCGCGTCGAGCAGAAGAGCGGCGCCTTCGGCTACAACGCCCTCACCGACGAATACACCGATCTCGTGAAGGACGGCGTCATCGACCCGACCAAGGTCGTCCGCGCCGCCCTGCAAAATGCATCGAGCGTCGCACGCATCCTGCTCTCAACCGACTGCTGCATCACCGAGAAGCCCAAGGCCGACGGCGGCGACGGCCACGCCGGCCATGGCCACGACGACGACGAGATGGGTGGCATGGGCGGAATGGGAATGGGTGGAATGGGTGGCATGGGCGGGATGATGTAA